The region CTCGGCGAGCTTAGCGAGTTTTAAAATCCGTGTGTGAGTGTAGTAAATCAGCAGCGTCAATAATTTTTGAAGCCTTGGAAAAAATTTAGCTGCTGATTTGCGATTTTTTGGCCTTGTTGCCAAAAAAACACCTCCACATAGGACGCCCTTTTTTGTTTCGTTTTTTGGGCGAGCAAAAAATGAAAGTAGAACCTTCCAAATCAGGCAAGTTTCGATTTAAATTATAGTAGATAATAAGCCTAGATATTAGCATTTTAAAAATAAGTCAATGGTAACTCGAAATTTATTCGGCGGTCAAACATGTTATATTCTGAAATAAATTCAGAATGACGTGAACTTCAAAACATACGTTACTCGGCTAAATTAGCTCCACCCCTTATTTTCAAGGGGAGATGGCCCCAGGCCGGAGGGGGTACTTCATAAATTCTTATTCTTTCAAACTATTCAACCAATCTAAAATTCTCAACTTTCTTCCCATTTAGATGCTTGCTCCATTTTTCCATTAGCGGGGCTTCCAGTTTAAACTCCCGATATTCATCTGGGTTCATGATGGGAATTCCTTTTATTATTGGATAAATACGTTTGCACTTCGCGCAACTTAAAAAGCCTTCTATAATTTTCCCATCCAAATCTTTAGAAATCGCAGTGAGGTCCAGGTCGTTCTTATCAAAAGGACAGCATAATTTATCTATTGTTGAAATTCTCATTTTTTATTTTTTTAAATTCTGAATTATAATTTTCTGTAGAAACTGAAGGATTTTCGGCACTCATTATTCCTGATATCACCGCAACACCCTCAAAATCTAATTCTTTAAGCAGGTGCATATTGGAAGGTTTAATTCCGCCAGCCAGAAAAATTGGCATTTTTGTAAGTTTCCTGGCTTTCCTGATAATCTCAAAATCTACTAAATCGCAACTATTGGCAGATGAAGACGGAAAAATTGAACAAAAGGAAATATAATCGAACTTATTAGTCTTCGCCCATTTTACAGAATCCAGGTTGTTATTACAGGTTAATCCCAGTAAAGTATTCGAAGGAATGCTTTCTTTAATCTCTCTGAAATCATTAGGAATTTCATCAAAATGCACCCCATTTACTTCAGTTTGGTTTAAAAGTTTCCAGTTATTGTTTAGCAAAACCGGAATGCCGTGGGCTTTGCAAATTTTGCAGATCTCATTTATAAGGAAAATTTGATTTTCAACATTTTTAAAATTATTCCACACCTGAACCGCGGCAATTTCACTTTTATCCAAAATCTCTTTTAGCTTATTTATTAAAACAGCCTTTTCCATCTGGGGATCTATCACGAGGTACACTCCGTCTTTCATTCTTTGCTTTTCTATCATTTCCAACCAGATTTAATTGCTGTAAAAAAGGCCTTCCAGTAAGGATCTTCGGTTTTATACTCAAGATCTTTAATCTCATCACCTTTAGCTATCTTAATGCCCGCTTCTTCATTTTTAATTTCACCCACAGCTGCACAGGCAATATTTTCGGCTTTTATACGTGAGATTACCTGTTGCTCTTTTCCTTTTTCACATGAAATTATCATTGATCCTGCCCCGATTATTTCCCTGTAATCCAGTTTAAATAATTCGCAAACTTCTTTTTGCCAGGAAATAATCGGTAAGGCTTCATCATAAATAAGGGCACCTTTGCCGGAAGCTTTCACCATTTCATAGATCGCCCCTAATACGCCGCCTTCGGTAACATCGTGCATTGCGTGAATTTCCGAAAATTTATGCTCTGTTTCTGCCGCTATAAGTCCGTCTTTTAAAGAAGAAGTTTGCTTAAACATTTCGCAACCTGCCTCATAGGTTTGTTTACCAAGTCTATTTTTTATTGTTTCCGGAAAACTCATCGTTAATAAGGCTGAAGAAGACAGGGCGCTGGTTTTGGTTACCAGAATTACATCATTAGCCTCTGCCCCGTTAGAAAGAACGATCTCCTTTTTGGGAGCTACGCTAAAGAAAGTTCCTCCTCCCGAAATAGTAGAATTTTGGCCTTCTACAAATCCTGTATGCCCGCCGGTTATAGCTACACCAATATCTTTAGAAAACTGATGAATATAATTCCAGTAAGTTTTAAAATCTTCCCTGGAAAGTGACGCCGGCAGGTTCAAAACCATTTGAGCATACTGAGGGGGAAATCCGGTGGTGGCCATATCATTAGCCATAAGATGTACCGAAAGCCAGGCCGATTCTTCAAGCCCAAGCGATGGAATAAGTGATAGCGGATCACTGGTAGCGATTAAGGCCAGCTCATTGGGTAAATCTACTAATGAAACATCTACTCCAAACCCGGGTTTTACACTGACTTCCTTACGAGCCTGACCAAAGTTTTTCAGAATAAAGCCTTCTAATTCTGCTTCGGCGATTTTTCCTAATTTTTCACTCATTATTCCACATCTTTAAATGTCACATACAGCCCGAAAAAATCCCCGTAAGGCAAGCTCCATTGCTGGACCGGAAACCATTCTGGCAAACCTGTACAAGACCATTCTATACTATATTCCCTACCCTGAAGGGCTTCTTCTATGATTTTGGTTAGTTTTTTAGGGGTGTAAAAGGTTGCAGTAAGATAAAATGGATTGGCCCCGAAAATTTCCTGAACACGACGGCGGACTACTTTAGTAGAATTCCTGTTCATCATTCCCAGTGCTATGCCGTATTTTGCAACCCTCGAAGCTTCCCGAATAACTTTTACGGGATCTTTATAATATTCAAAAGTGGTTATAAAGGCCAGGGAATCAAAAGTATGATCTTTAAAGGGCATGTGGTGAGAATCTGCCATTACGAGGTCGCCTTCAAACAAATGAACGGCCTGGGATAGCATTAGCGGAGAAATATCGCCACCGGTAGCCTCGATTCCTATTTCTTTCCACCATCTCGTAAAACGTGTGGTTCCACATCCAAATTCCAATAGGGTTTTGACTCGCTTATCTTTAGAAACAAGTTGTTCCATCACCTTCTTCTGCCAAACCTCGGCACGTTTATACCGGCCTTCGTACCATTGCTCATAGGTGTCGGTATGTTTTCGGTTAAAAAACCACTCTTCCCGGTTTTGCCAGTTTTGATGATTTACGGGAAGTAATTCAAATCGTTTGCTTTTTTCAATTTCCATCTTTACTTTTTTAAAAAAGAAAAACTCCACGCTAAACGGAAAATGCCGAAAAACATGGAGTCTTAAAATGAAAATTTTAATCCTGCATCCCTACGTTGGCATTATCCAAATCAGGTTTCGGGTTTTATCTCAGCCTTGCGGCACCCCGTGCGTGAATTTATCTGTTTATACTAAATGTTATCTACTAATTTTAATTGATTCTATAATGTGAAAATACAAAATAAAGAAGGAAGGAGAAAGTTATTTCTCAGTTTTACAGAATAGAATATGCTATGGTTTCACCTTCTTATTACCAACGCTGCAACCACCCTTTCTTCAGCAAAAAAACTGAATTCATTGAGATTGTATGAAAAGTTTTTGAAATCGTTATCCTGAACTTGTTTTAGACCCTGCTCCGAAATTTATTCGGAGATTTAAAATACTGATAATCAAAACGTATTAGAAGCTGAAACAAGTTCAGCTTGACGAAACTAACACGCTTCTCACCCGGTCACTTTTCAGCATAAAAAAACCCTCACGAAATGTGAAGGTTTTGTTTAGAGCGGGAGACCGGGTTTCCCGATATTACGCCCTACCGGGCTTCAATCGGGACAGGCTTCTCACCCGGAGGTATTCTTTTTTGGTTCTTTTCCATAAAAAAACCCCAACTTATCGTTGAGGTTTTTCATTGAGCGGGAGACCGGGTTCGAACCGGCGACATTCAGCTTGGAAGGCTGACGCTCTACCAACTGAGCTACTCCCGCCTGTTCTGCAAATATAAAGTTTAAAGCCTTCAAAATCCAAAGGAAAATTAAAATTTTTCGGGCGTTTATTTCTATCTAGCTTGTATTCAGCAAAAAACCACGGGCAAGCGATAAAATCTTGTTAAATGGGTAATGAAAAAACAAGTGTTCCGACAAATAAATCTTATTTTTAATGCCTAACAGTATATATTTTAAAATAATTTTTTATGAGCAATAAATCCGGTAAAACCCAGGACCTAATAGACGCAAAATTCCTTAAAGAACGCAAAATTTTCCTTTGGGGTGAAGTAAATGATAAATCGGCCAAACACGTTATAGACAGACTACTATACCTTGATATGGATGGCGATAAAGAAATCCAGTTTTTCATTAATAGTCCCGGTGGCTACGTAACCGACGGATTTGCAATTTACGATACCATGCAAAGCCTAAATAGTCCCGTTTCTACGATTTGTAGTGGTTTAGCTGCTTCAATGGGCTCAATCTTACTTTCCGGTGGAACCAAAGGTAAAAGATTTATACAGCCCCATGGGAAGGTTATGATTCACCAGCCTATGGGCGGTGCACGAGGCCAGGCTTCAAATATTGAAATTCAGGCAAACGAGATCTTAAAAACTAGAGAACTTAGTGCTAAAATTCTTGCAGATAACTGTGGGCAAACCCAGGAAAAGGTACTTAAGGATTTTAATCGTGACTACTGGATGGATGCTCAGGAATCGCTGGATTACGGAATTGTAGACGGTATTTTTAAGAAATAAGATTATGGATATTAAACACCGAGAAAACGATAGCCGCGGAATGTTTTTCGTAGAGGACGAAAAAGGGATTTACGCAGAACTCACTTATACCAAAAAACCGGGAGATATTCTTACTATAGATCACACCGAGGTAAGACCCGAACTGGAAGGCCAGGGAATTGCTACTAAACTTTTGGCGCATAGTGTAGATTTTGCACGCGAAAACAATTATAAAATAGACCCTTTATGCCCTTTTGCCGAAGTACAATTTGACCGCAATGAGTCTTTTCAAGACGTAAGAGCGTAGTCAACCGTTTTACCCCAAAAGATCAATGAATCTGCTTTTTCCTATGAAATTTTTTAAATTTTTAATGCTCTTTGTTTTTGTGCTTTTTATTTCCTGCGGGGATGACAAAGACAGGGAGCCTGGAATTGAAACCACAAAAGAGGAAGAAGCAGAAGTTATTGAAAAACTGGCTTCAGCTGATTTAATTTCCAAAAAGTTTCCTGGGGTTTCAAATTCGGTTGGAAATATCAATTTACAGCACGCTAATTTACTGGATTCTATTTATTCAAAACGGGATTATAAACCAATCTGGACCGATAGAGCCCTGCGGGAAGATCTTTACCGAAGCATTGAAAGAGCCACTGAAGACGGCCTCGATCCTGAAAACTATCATTTAACTTATTTACAAAATTCACTCGCTAATTTATCTCAGTTAGATGATGAAGAACGCAGTCTAACCGAAATTATTCTTACCGATGCTTTCCTGGGCCTTGCTTCAGATTATAATTCTGGTAAGCTGAATCCCAAAGAAATATATAGCATTTGGGGCATAGAACGTAATAAAATTGATCTTCCCGGCCTTCTGGATTATGGAGTTCAACAGCAAAACATCACTGCCGCAATAGATTCAGTAGTGCCCAAACACGAAGTTTATAAAGGCCTGAAACGCTCTTTGAAAGAATACCGAAAACTTGCAGAAAACGACGATAACTCCACGATTATTTCCGAAGAAGGAGAAAGTATTAAAATCGATGAAAAGGACAAACGTGTTCCCAACATAAAACGTCGCTTAAAGGAATTGGGGTTTTGGGAAAAGGAAATTATTAACAGTGTTACGGTTTACGACGAATCGCTACAGGAAGCTGTAAAGGAATACCAGGAAAAATATGGAATAGAAACCGATGGCGTTATTGGTGGCGGTACTATAAAAACCCTGAATAAAACATATCAGGATCGCCTGGAACAAATTCTTGTAAACCTGGAACGCTGGCGCTGGTACCCCAAAGACCTGGGAGATCAACATATTGTAGTGAATATTGCGAATTACCGGTTACACTTTGTTAGACATGGGGATACCGTGGCAACGCATCGCACTATGGTTGGCACCGAAGCCAGAAAAACACCAGTTTTTTCTGATGAAGTAGAACATATAGTTTACAACCCAACCTGGACCATCCCTCCTACTATAAAAAGTAAAGATGTGATCCCTTCAGCAAAGAAAGATCCCAGTTATATTTCAAGAAAGAATTACAGCATTTTTGATCGCACCGGGCAAAGATTGTCTGCCAGTGAGGTAGACTGGTCTTCTTCTGAGGTAAAAGCTTATACATTTAGACAGGAGGCCGGGCCGGCGAATCCGCTTGGGTTAGTTAAGATTATTTATCCTAATGAATATATGATCTATTTGCACGATACGCCTTCAAAATCGCTTTTCAACAAAAATTTACGGGCACAAAGTTCGGGTTGTGTTAGAGTGCAGGATGTTTTAGAACTGGCGAAGATGCTACTAAGCGATCAGCCAAAATACGATGATGAGAAGATTAAAGAAATTCTTGATTCGGGTAAGACAACAACGATTAAGGTTACGCAGAAAGTAAAAGTGCACCATCTTTACTGGACGGCCTGGAACGAAAATGGCAGCACCCGTTTTGCAGAAGATATCTACAAGAGAGATGCTGCCATCTATAAATTACTTACTGAAAATTAATTAGTTAAGCAGCGAAGAATTATTTAAATAATCTTTATTGTTTTTGTGAATATATACTACCGATTCGTCTTTGATAGTATCTATTACATCTTTCGCAATGGTATTAGGCACGGCCGGGCAACCATAACTTCTTCCTAACCTTCCAATTCTGTCTATAAAGTTAGGCTCAGCATAATCTGCTCCGTGAATTACTACATAACGTTTACGGGCATTGCTATTAAAGCCTTTTTCCATGCCGTCTATAAAAAGTGACAATCCATTTTTTCCATAGTAAGTTTCAGCGGTCACATAAAAACCAAGGGAACTTTGCAGGGAATTCACTGTATTAGAAAATTTGGTAGCGAATTCACCGCCGGTATTTTTTCCGTGGGAAACATAAGTATTGAATAAAACTTTCTTTGTTTCCATATTCATAATCCACATACGTTTTTTAGTAGAGGAAAGTTCGAAATCTATCACGGTAAGTATCCGTTTTCCTACTTCACCTTTTTCTTCGAGTTGGTCATAGCCCCTCATAGCTTTTTCGAAAACCGGCATGGCAGGAATACTACTATTATTGGTAGAAAACTCGCTGTAAAGTTCAGCGACCTTAGTTTCAAAACTGGTTTTGTTGTTTTCTGAGGAATTTGGAAAAGCGATTGCTTCTATTTCTGAATTGCCAGAATTGGAGTCTAAATTATCTGTAGTTGTAAATGCAAAAGAGAAGATTAATACGGCAAATACAGTGAGGAGTCTATAAATCATACACGTTGTTTTAAATTAATGTTCTGTTAATTTATTCCAAATGTGATGCCAACATACAAAATATTCTGTTTAGTTAGATTTTTAAGCCGTCAAAACAGAAATTTTAACATTTTTAGGCTTATAAATCTAAATTTCAGCATATTACCGCTTCACACCCTATTTTAAGAACGCTAAAGGGATTAAAAAAGTATTCCAAAGAACCGAGCTGAATGTTAAAATTGTAGAATTTAAAAGGAAAAGGAGGAATTATTTTTTTTTTAGAATTAATTTTTATGGCTAAAATTCCTTTAAAACCTACCTGAGCCTCTTATATTTAATCAAACATTAGCGGGTGCGCATTTAGCATACCGCCAATTTGTTTTTATCTTTATGCACAAATTAACTACTATTATGAATAAGAAAGTTCTACTAATGATTTTAGACGGTTGGGGAATCACGCAAAACCCAGACGTATCGGCTATTGCTAAAGCTAAAACTCCTTTTATGGATAGTATCCTGGAAAAATACCCACACGCAGAATTGCGTACCGATGGGTTGCAGGTTGGACTTCCGGAAGGACAAATGGGAAATAGTGAAGTAGGACATATGAATCTTGGTGCCGGCCGTATTGTTTACCAGGATTTGGTGAAAATTAATATGGCGGTAGAAAAGAATACGCTAAAAGACGAACCCGTGCTGGAAGAAGCTTTTAGTTATGCGATAAAAAACAACAAACCAATCCATTTTATGGGACTTTTAAGTGATGGTGGAGTGCATTCTCACATTAACCATTTAAAAGGCTTACTCTCTGCGGCCCAGGAATTTGGTGTAAAAGAAAAATACGTTCATGCTTTTACCGATGGGCGTGATGTAGATCCGCACTCGGGAAAAGGTTTCATTGAAGAAATTGAAGAACACCTAAAAAAAACAAATAGTAAACTTGCCTCGGTGATTGGGCGGTATTTTGCGATGGATCGTGATAAGCGTTGGGAAAGAGTAAAAAAGGCTTACGACCTTATCGTTAAAGGTGAAGGCACCAAAACTACCAATGCTGCTGAAACCATGGCAAAAAGTTACGAAAACAAGGTTAGTGATGAGTTTATAGAACCCATCGTAATGACCAACGAGGCTGGCGAGCCGGTTGCTACTTTAAAAGAGAAAGAAGTTGTGATTTTCTTTAACTTTAGAACCGATCGAGGCAGGCAACTTACCCAGGCTTTAACCCAGGACGATTTCCCTGAATATACTATGAAGAAAATGCCATTATATTATGTGACAGTAACTAAATATGACGATAGTTTTGAAGGTATAAATGTGGTTTTCAAAAAAGATAATATTAAATCTACACTTGGGGAAGTCCTGGAATATATGGGCAAAAAGCAAATTAGAATTGCTGAAACCGAAAAATACCCCCACGTTACCTTCTTCTTTAATGGCGGTCGGGAAAAACCTTTTAAAGGTGAAAAACGCTTAATGTGTAGTTCTCCAAAAGTAGCTACCTACGATCTTCAGCCCGAAATGAGTGCTTTTCAAATTAGGGATAAAATTATTCCTGAACTTAAAAACGAATCGGCTGATTTTGTTTGTCTGAATTTTGCAAATCCCGATATGGTTGGCCATACCGGAGTATTTGATGCCGCTGTAAAAGCCTGCGAAACTGTAGATTCCTGCGCTAAAGATGTAGCTGAAGCTGCCCTGGAAAATGATTATTCAGTAATTGTAATTGCCGATCATGGGAATAGTGAGATTATGATAAACGAAGATGGTAGTCCAAATACGGCACACACCACCAGCCCGGTTCCCTTAATTTTACTGGATAAAGACATAAAATTGATTAAAAGCGGTAAGCTTGGGAACATAGCACCGACTATTCTGAAGTTAATGGGGATCGATAAGCCGGAAGTTATGACTGAAGACCCGCTAATTTAAATTCAATGATTAATAAAATATTGTTGCTTCTTTTGAGTGCTTTCCTAATATCGGGAGATATTTCAAATAAAAACGAAAATGCAGAAAATAAGAATTCAGCAGAAATGCTTTTAGGCAAATTCACCCAAGCTAACCTGGAAAAAGCACCGCATTCAAACTGGTTTGTTCCCGGTTACGAAAATTACAAACCTAAAAAAGAAGCTTTAAAAACTATAAAGAAGAATATTCACGATTATGAAATTCTAATGTTTATGGGGACCTGGTGTGGTGACAGCCGCTACGAAGTTCCGAAGTTTTTTAAGCTTTTAGATGAAGTTGATTTTGACCGAAAAAATCTTAAAAATATTGCAGTAAACCGGGCTAAAAAAGCTCCCGGTAAGCTGGATGAAGAATACAATATTCACCGTGTGCCTACTATTATTTTTATGAAAGATGGAAAGGAAGTGAACCGTTTTGTGGAGTATTCTATAGAAAGCCTTGAAGAAGATATTGCTAAAATACTTGAAGGTAAAGAGTACACAAATCCTTATTCCGAATAAACAGAGAATATTCGGTAAATCTTGCTAATTTTGCTTTATGCCCAATTCGTTATCCATAGCAGTAGATTTTGACGGAACTATTGTAGAGAATAAATTTCCGGAAATAGGAAAGCCTAAGCTCTTCGCGTTTGAAACGCTCAAAAAGCTACAGGAAGATGGACACCGATTAATCTTATGGACTTACCGTGCCGAAGATAAACTGGAAGAAGCGGTACAATTTTGCGAAAAAAGAGGCATTCAATTTTATGCCATTAATAAAAGTTATCCTGAAGAGGTTTTTGAGGATAATATAAGCCGTAAGATCCTGGCCGATATTTTTATAGACGATCGCAATATTGGCGGAATGATGGGTTGGGGTGAGATCTACCAGAGATTAAAGGACAGAGCAATAATTAGAGAAAATAAAAAGAAGAAATTCGGATTTTTAGGCCGATTTTAAATTCAATATATGATAATTACCAAAAACCCTGAAGAAATTGAATTGATGCGCGAAAGCGCACTAATCGTATCTAAAACCCTGGGGATGCTTGCGCCGCATATAAAACCCGGAGTTACTACTT is a window of Salegentibacter salegens DNA encoding:
- a CDS encoding GNAT family N-acetyltransferase, coding for MDIKHRENDSRGMFFVEDEKGIYAELTYTKKPGDILTIDHTEVRPELEGQGIATKLLAHSVDFARENNYKIDPLCPFAEVQFDRNESFQDVRA
- a CDS encoding BT0820 family HAD-type phosphatase, whose product is MPNSLSIAVDFDGTIVENKFPEIGKPKLFAFETLKKLQEDGHRLILWTYRAEDKLEEAVQFCEKRGIQFYAINKSYPEEVFEDNISRKILADIFIDDRNIGGMMGWGEIYQRLKDRAIIRENKKKKFGFLGRF
- a CDS encoding thiamine phosphate synthase; translation: MIEKQRMKDGVYLVIDPQMEKAVLINKLKEILDKSEIAAVQVWNNFKNVENQIFLINEICKICKAHGIPVLLNNNWKLLNQTEVNGVHFDEIPNDFREIKESIPSNTLLGLTCNNNLDSVKWAKTNKFDYISFCSIFPSSSANSCDLVDFEIIRKARKLTKMPIFLAGGIKPSNMHLLKELDFEGVAVISGIMSAENPSVSTENYNSEFKKIKNENFNNR
- a CDS encoding ClpP family protease, with product MSNKSGKTQDLIDAKFLKERKIFLWGEVNDKSAKHVIDRLLYLDMDGDKEIQFFINSPGGYVTDGFAIYDTMQSLNSPVSTICSGLAASMGSILLSGGTKGKRFIQPHGKVMIHQPMGGARGQASNIEIQANEILKTRELSAKILADNCGQTQEKVLKDFNRDYWMDAQESLDYGIVDGIFKK
- a CDS encoding murein L,D-transpeptidase catalytic domain family protein, with translation MIYRLLTVFAVLIFSFAFTTTDNLDSNSGNSEIEAIAFPNSSENNKTSFETKVAELYSEFSTNNSSIPAMPVFEKAMRGYDQLEEKGEVGKRILTVIDFELSSTKKRMWIMNMETKKVLFNTYVSHGKNTGGEFATKFSNTVNSLQSSLGFYVTAETYYGKNGLSLFIDGMEKGFNSNARKRYVVIHGADYAEPNFIDRIGRLGRSYGCPAVPNTIAKDVIDTIKDESVVYIHKNNKDYLNNSSLLN
- a CDS encoding AIR synthase-related protein; protein product: MSEKLGKIAEAELEGFILKNFGQARKEVSVKPGFGVDVSLVDLPNELALIATSDPLSLIPSLGLEESAWLSVHLMANDMATTGFPPQYAQMVLNLPASLSREDFKTYWNYIHQFSKDIGVAITGGHTGFVEGQNSTISGGGTFFSVAPKKEIVLSNGAEANDVILVTKTSALSSSALLTMSFPETIKNRLGKQTYEAGCEMFKQTSSLKDGLIAAETEHKFSEIHAMHDVTEGGVLGAIYEMVKASGKGALIYDEALPIISWQKEVCELFKLDYREIIGAGSMIISCEKGKEQQVISRIKAENIACAAVGEIKNEEAGIKIAKGDEIKDLEYKTEDPYWKAFFTAIKSGWK
- the gpmI gene encoding 2,3-bisphosphoglycerate-independent phosphoglycerate mutase, with the translated sequence MNKKVLLMILDGWGITQNPDVSAIAKAKTPFMDSILEKYPHAELRTDGLQVGLPEGQMGNSEVGHMNLGAGRIVYQDLVKINMAVEKNTLKDEPVLEEAFSYAIKNNKPIHFMGLLSDGGVHSHINHLKGLLSAAQEFGVKEKYVHAFTDGRDVDPHSGKGFIEEIEEHLKKTNSKLASVIGRYFAMDRDKRWERVKKAYDLIVKGEGTKTTNAAETMAKSYENKVSDEFIEPIVMTNEAGEPVATLKEKEVVIFFNFRTDRGRQLTQALTQDDFPEYTMKKMPLYYVTVTKYDDSFEGINVVFKKDNIKSTLGEVLEYMGKKQIRIAETEKYPHVTFFFNGGREKPFKGEKRLMCSSPKVATYDLQPEMSAFQIRDKIIPELKNESADFVCLNFANPDMVGHTGVFDAAVKACETVDSCAKDVAEAALENDYSVIVIADHGNSEIMINEDGSPNTAHTTSPVPLILLDKDIKLIKSGKLGNIAPTILKLMGIDKPEVMTEDPLI
- a CDS encoding class I SAM-dependent methyltransferase, coding for MEIEKSKRFELLPVNHQNWQNREEWFFNRKHTDTYEQWYEGRYKRAEVWQKKVMEQLVSKDKRVKTLLEFGCGTTRFTRWWKEIGIEATGGDISPLMLSQAVHLFEGDLVMADSHHMPFKDHTFDSLAFITTFEYYKDPVKVIREASRVAKYGIALGMMNRNSTKVVRRRVQEIFGANPFYLTATFYTPKKLTKIIEEALQGREYSIEWSCTGLPEWFPVQQWSLPYGDFFGLYVTFKDVE
- a CDS encoding TlpA family protein disulfide reductase, coding for MINKILLLLLSAFLISGDISNKNENAENKNSAEMLLGKFTQANLEKAPHSNWFVPGYENYKPKKEALKTIKKNIHDYEILMFMGTWCGDSRYEVPKFFKLLDEVDFDRKNLKNIAVNRAKKAPGKLDEEYNIHRVPTIIFMKDGKEVNRFVEYSIESLEEDIAKILEGKEYTNPYSE
- a CDS encoding Trm112 family protein, producing MRISTIDKLCCPFDKNDLDLTAISKDLDGKIIEGFLSCAKCKRIYPIIKGIPIMNPDEYREFKLEAPLMEKWSKHLNGKKVENFRLVE
- a CDS encoding L,D-transpeptidase family protein, which codes for MKFFKFLMLFVFVLFISCGDDKDREPGIETTKEEEAEVIEKLASADLISKKFPGVSNSVGNINLQHANLLDSIYSKRDYKPIWTDRALREDLYRSIERATEDGLDPENYHLTYLQNSLANLSQLDDEERSLTEIILTDAFLGLASDYNSGKLNPKEIYSIWGIERNKIDLPGLLDYGVQQQNITAAIDSVVPKHEVYKGLKRSLKEYRKLAENDDNSTIISEEGESIKIDEKDKRVPNIKRRLKELGFWEKEIINSVTVYDESLQEAVKEYQEKYGIETDGVIGGGTIKTLNKTYQDRLEQILVNLERWRWYPKDLGDQHIVVNIANYRLHFVRHGDTVATHRTMVGTEARKTPVFSDEVEHIVYNPTWTIPPTIKSKDVIPSAKKDPSYISRKNYSIFDRTGQRLSASEVDWSSSEVKAYTFRQEAGPANPLGLVKIIYPNEYMIYLHDTPSKSLFNKNLRAQSSGCVRVQDVLELAKMLLSDQPKYDDEKIKEILDSGKTTTIKVTQKVKVHHLYWTAWNENGSTRFAEDIYKRDAAIYKLLTEN